The segment TATGTGGAAGGTGCAGCAGAGATACCTGGACGAGGCAGGCAAGCAATTAGGCCTCACGTTCCCTCACAGTGATAGGGAGGTCTGATGGCTCTGTGGGAGATGACATAACCGGCAATCTGGCATCGCTTGTTGTTCTGCTCGTTCTTTCAGCACTGTTCAGTAGCACCGAAACGGCCATCACTGCAACAAGTCGCGCAAAGCTGACATCGCTTCAGGAGCGACATCCAATACTCAAAAGATTTTACAGCTGGTTGATGAACGACACCCAGGGTGCGTTGACGGCTACCCTTGTGGCAAATAACCTGATCAACATCGCTGCAAGTGCTCTCGCAACGACCATCTCGGTAAGGCTCTTTGGAAATCAGGGTGTACTCTACGCTATTATCGGCATGACGACACTGATTGTCATCTTTGGAGAAATCTTTCCCAAAAGTGTCGCCATCATCCGTTCTGAGCACATTCTCTTTTTTACGTTGCCTGTACTGCGATTGACCTATCTCGTGTTCTTGCCGATTTTGTGGGGCCTCACGAAGATTGTGAGATTCCTGGGTATTCTAACCCGCATCGACCTCTCCCCACAGCATACGTTTGTAACCCGGGAAGAGGTGGAACAACTCGTGCGCATGGGGGAGGCCTCGGGTGCCCTGGAGACGGAAGAGCGGAGGATGATCCACGGCATCATCTCGTTTGAAGAAACCAGGGCCTGCGAAATCATGGTGCCGAGAATGGACATGGTGGCCATATCTTCCGAACGCACCATCCATGAGGCGGTGGCGGTGTTTCAGGAATACGGGCATTCCCGTATTCCTGTTTTTGAAGAAGGTTTGGACAAGATCTCGGGCATCCTCTACGTGAAAGATATCATCGGTGCGCTTTCGGGAGGAAGAATGGACGCACATATCTCCGAAATCCAGCGTGTGGCCCTCTTCGTTCCCGAGGTTGTCCGGACCAGCGAGCTCTTTGAGCTCATGAAACGCGAACGGACCCATATGGCGATCGTGGTGGATGAGTACGGGGGAACAGCCGGCCTTATTACCCTGGAGGATCTGCTTGAGGAAATCGTGGGCGAGATCCAGGATGAGTACGATCAGGAAGCCCCCGCCATACAGAAGGAATCGGAGTCCAGCTATCTGGCCGAGGGATATGTAAATCTCGAGGAGCTTTCGGAGCGCCTGGGCTACTCCTTTCAATCGGAGGATGTGGACAGCCTGGGCGGCCTGATTCTCTCCCTCACCGGACGATTCCCCGAAAAGGGGAATATTGTCTACTACGGGCCCTGGGTGATCGAGGTTCTCGAGGTGGAAGACCACCGGATCAAACTGCTCCGTCTGCAGTACGACGAAGATCGGTTTCAGTCTGGCGAAAATGCAGAGAAGGAATAAAGAGGAGGAGTGGTTGTGCAGAACAATGTCGACTGGCCTTCTGTTTGGGCTGTATCGCCTGAACAGTTACTGGAAACAGCCCGCAGCCTTGTACAGCGGGCCTATGCGCCCTACTCCCGCTTCCCCGTTGGCGCAGCACTCCTGACCGAAAAAATGGAGGTGTTCGGCGGCTGTAATATCGAGAATGGGAGTTACGGTCTCACGATCTGCGCCGAACGCGTAGCGATAGGAAACTGGAGATGCAGATCCGATGCACCCATCCTGGCGATAGCCATAGTAGCCGCGGATATCGGTCCCTGTTACCCCTGCGGGGCATGTCGCCAGGTTCTGCAGGAGTTTGCGCCTGATGTAAAGGTCCTGCTCGAAGATTGGGAGAACGGAAAGAAACCGCTGCTTCTTCCCATGCAGGATCTGTACCCCTATCCATTTCGTCCATGAGTATCCCATTCCGTTGCGGATTCATTTCCCTGATCGGTCGCCCAAACGCCGGGAAATCCTCGTTGATCAACCGTCTGGCAGGTGAGAAATCCTGCATCGTTTCTCATGTTCCCCAGACAACAAGGAAAAATGCGCGTACTATCATCACGACCGGGGAAGCCCAGCTCATCTTTATCGACACCCCTGGTATCCACACACCGCATCACGTCCTTGGGGAACACATGGTAGAGCAGGTCCACACTGCCACCGAGGGCATTGACTGTATAGGTCTCATCCTCGACGCTACACGTTCGCGAAGCGGAGAGGAAGAACGGCTACTCCGGGAGACACTGCGTTCGGTCAGGGTTCCCGTACTGCTCATACTCAATAAAATCGACATCTGTACAGAAAGCGACCTCCTGGAAAAGGTACGCAAAGCATGGTCGGAACTGAACCCCCGGGAGGTCGTCGCCGTATCGGCACTGCGTGGCGATGGTTGCGACGAACTCCTGAGTCAATGCATCGCCTATCTTCCCGAATCGCCTCCGCTCTATCCTGAAGAGCAGTTATCCGACCAGAGCGAACGTTTCCTCGCCGGGGAGCTGATCCGGGAACAGATATTCCTCGTAGCCAAAGAGGAGGTACCGCATGACACGGCAGTCAAAATCGAAGAATTCAAATCGCCTGAGGAATATCCGGAACGTCGGGTCCTGTACATACGCGCCACCATTCTGGTACGCCGAACCGGTCAAAAAGGCATACTTATCGGCAAAAACGGCGCTATGCTGAAAAACATAGGGAAGACCTCCAGAACCGCTTTGGAGCAACAATTCGGTCAGAAGGTTTACCTGGATCTCTGGGTACAAGTCCGCAAGGACTGGAAAACAAACCCCCGGAGACTCCAGGAACTCGGGTACCTGTAAAGTAGTGGAATCATGGAACCACAGGGGTTTCTCGCCGTTCAGGGTGTCGTGCTCAAACGGACCACCACACCTGAGGGGGATATGCGGATCTGCCTCGTTGTGCGCAAAAAAGGGAAAATCTACGTGCGCGCTCCCGGGGCCGCCAGGGGGAAGGTGCGTTTCGGAGGGGGGACGGAACCCCTGGTCTGGGCGGAATTCTATCTCTATCGGAGTCCGCGCGGGATAATCCTGCAGGATATGGCGGAAAAGGACGTGTTGTGGAGAGTCCGATCCGCCCCGGAACGTCTCCGAGTCGCATGCTCGTGGGCAGCCATGATGGACAGGTATCTCCCTGCAGGCATAGAAACCAACGAATTGCTGGGCCAGTTCTACTGGCATCTGACAATGCTTGGCTCAAGCGAAAATATCCCCAGTCTGGAATGGCGTTTTTTCTGGTATTGGATGAAGGCATGGGGCGTGGCACCCGACTTCACGCGTTGTGTCCGTTGTGGTCAAAGGGTCGAAAAGGGATACTGGACAACGGAGGGCTTTGTGTGTTCTCCCTGCAAAAAACGGTGTCCTGGGCATGCCAAAGCGATTTGGGTGGACCCCGCTACGCTCCAGGCACTCCGAGAGGCGACCACACTCAATCGTCAGGATTTCTTTTATTGGCACCACCAATGCAGGGCGCTCGCCGTAGAGTGGGGTTTGTGGTCGCGATTCGCCCGTACAATACTGGAAAGTCAATAAGACCTGCCCGGGGAAGCACACAGGCATCCGAAAAAAGCAACATTACATTATATTTATATATACCGATAAGGAGGCTGGGTATGAATCTCCAGGAGATTATCCTACGCTTGGAGCGCTTTTGGGCTGAAAAGGGATGTATCATCCAACAACCCTACGACATTGAGCTCGGAGCCGGAACGATGAACCCTGCGACAACGCTTCGGGTGCTCGGCCCGGAACCGTGGAAGGTCGCCTACGTGGAACCTTCAAGAAGGCCGACCGACGGAAGATACGGAGAAAACCCCAATCGACTCCAGCACTACTATCAGTATCAGGTCATCCTGCAACCCACCCCTGATGATATCCAGGAGATCTACCTGGAGAGCCTGACGGCCCTCGGGATCGACCCGCTCGAGCACGATATCCGGTTTGTCGAGGATGATTGGGAGTCACCGACGATCGGCGCCTGGGGACTGGGCTGGGAAGTGTGGCTTGATGGGATGGAGATCACCCAGTTCACCTACTTCCAGCAGGTTGGTGGCATCGACATGAATCCGGTGCCTGTTGAGTTAACCTACGGGATCGAACGCATCGCTATGTACGTCCAGAAGGTGGACAGCATCTTCGATCTGAAATGGGTTGATGACATCACCTACGGAGACGTTCATTTCATGGGTGAAGTGGAGCATTCGACCTACAATTTCGATCAATCCGATGTAGAGATGCTCTTTCTCCTCTTTTCCAAGTACGAACAGGAAGCCAGACGTCTGGCTGAACTGGGGCTGGTCCTCCCTGCGTACGACTACGTGTTAAAGTGTTCCCACACGTTCAATCTGCTGGACGCACGGAGTGCGATCAGCGTAACGGAACGCACCGGGTATATCGCCCGCGTACGGGCAATCGCCGCCCGTTGCTGTGAAGCCTATGTCAACCAGAGAGCGGAGCTGGAACACCCGCTTGCCGAAAAGTTCATTGGATAGATGGTAGGGTGATCGCTATGGAAAAGACAAACGTCTTGCTGGAAATCGGAACCGAGGAGATTCCCGCCGGATACATGGAATGGGTGCTCGAAGCACTCAAGGAAGTGGCCCAGGAGGAGCTCAGTTCGTCGCGCCTCCCTCACGGGGAGATCTCCACCGCGGGCACGCCGCGCCGTATCACCCTCATGGTGAAAGGTGTCGCTCTCCGTCAGGAGGATGCCGTGGAGGAGTTCAAGGGGCCCAGGTGGAGCCAGGCTTTCGACACGCACGGGATGCCCACCAAGGCGGCAAAGGGCTTTGCGCGCAGCAAGGGCGTCAGCGTTGAAGATCTTGTCATGCAAACAGTGGGGAACGACGAGTTCGCCTTCGCTCACGCTCGGCACTCCGGGGCCGAGGCCCGGGAGGTGCTTCCCGGTATCCTGCAATCAATGATCAGGCGTCTCGTCTTCCCCAAGAATATGTACTGGAATGATCCTTCCTTCAGATTCGCCCGTCCGATCCGATGGATTGTAGCCCTCCTGGGGGAAGAGGTGCTCCCGCTCGAAATCGCCGGTGTGACCGCCGGCAATGTCTCCCGGGGGCACCGTTTCCTGGGCAAAAAACGGGTCCCCATCCCCTCTCCCAGAGACTACCTCGACCGCATGTATGATAACTATGTCATCGTAGATCCGGCGAAGCGTCGAGAAAAGATGCTGAGCGGCATTGCCGCGATTGAAAAGGAACTCGGAGTACGGGCATCACTGGAGGAAGACCTGATTCAGGAGAACCTCTTTCTTGTGGAGTACCCGGTCCCCTTCTACGGCAACTTCGACGAGGCGTTCCTCGAAATGCCGCCGGAGGTGCTGAAGATAACCATGCAACACCACCAGCGCTACTTCCCGGTTGAAGACGATCAGGGGAATCTCCAGCACTACTTTATCGGCGTCAGCAACAACAGAGCCTCGAACATGAAGGTGGTCCGCGAAGGAAACGAACGTGTCCTGAAAGCCCGACTCTCCGATGCCGCCTTCTACTGGCAGGAAGACCTCAAAACCCCCCTGGAAGGGAAAACCGAGGCGCTGAAAAACGTAGTGTACCAGGAGAAGCTTGGTTCGGTCTGGGAAAAGACGGCACGGGTCCGCCGTCTGGCCGCTTCTGTGGGGCGCGCTCTCGACAGGGACGCGGCTTTCCTGTCCAAGCTGGATCGGGTTGCCCTGCTGTCCAAAGCCGATCAGGTCACCAGCATGATCTATGAACTCCCTGAACTGACGGGCATCATGGGTAGGGAGTACGCGCTGCAAAGTGGCGAACCCAGGGATATCGCCGCCGCTCTCTACGAGCAGTACCTTCCCGCCGCTGCAGGAGGAGAGCTGCCCAGAGGCGAACTGGGAGCACTGCTCGGTATCGCAGATCGTATGGACACGATCGTGGCATGCATGAGTGTCGGCCTGGAACCGACAGGTTCACAGGACCCCTATGCCTTGCGGCGGGCAGCCAGATGCATCAACGAGGTGCTCTGGGGGCTGAATATCGACCTGAATCTGGGGACGCTGATCGAGGAAGCCTGCACACTCGTGGGCGGTTCCGCAGAAACCCGGGAGAAGGTCCGTGCCTTTCTGCAACAGAGACTGCTTGTCCAGATCAAACAGAAGGACATCAGCCATGACTCCGCCACAGTAGCTCTCGCCGTGGCCCCCCTGCGACCTGTCCAAACCCTCGCCCTGGCCAAGACACTCGAATCGGTGCGGGACAAGGAGTGGTTCCAGGGCCTGGCTCTCTCGGCAGGCAGGGTTGGGAATATCTTGAGCAAGGCGGAACCCGTACCTCAGGAATACGATGCCGCTCTCTTTGATGAAGAGGCGGAACAGGCCCTCCACAGCTCTCTTGATGAGGTCGCCGACGAGGTCAACAAGGCTGTGGAGCAGAACAGGTGGCAGCTGCTCATGGAACAACTCGCCCAGCTGGAACCACACATCTCGCGTTTCTTCGACGAGGTCATGGTGATGGACCAGAACGCAACGAAACGTCAAAACCGCCTCGGACTCCTGTATCGGGTCAAACGTCTGTTCGATCAGATTGGCGACTTGGGGCGGATGAAAACGAAATAAGCGCAGCGAAGGCTCAGTCGTTGTTTTCTTACCGCCGTTGAACCGTTACAATAGGGAGGGATGTAGCTGAGGCTTCATCTCTCCTTTATTTTGCATACTCGAAAGGAGAAGAGTATGTCGCTAAAAATCTTTGTGGTTTCGGACTTTACCGGAGAGACAGCGGAACATGTCGCCAGAGCCGCCGCCAGTCAGTTCGGACGGGGCGCCACCACCATTTCACGGTACAAGTATGTCAACACCGTGGAACGAATGCAGCACGTGCTCGAGGAGGCCGTTGCCGAGCGACCTGTGATCATCTGCACGCTGGTGGATCAGCAGCTGCGCCAGGAATTCGTCACCAAGGCCCAGGAGCTGGAGCTGGACCTTGTAGACCTTTTGGGGCCGATCCTGGATATCCTCGAGTCGCGTCTCGAAAGCCCACCCCTGGAGACCCCGGGGCTTCTGCGGCGTATGGACGAAGAATACTTCAGGAGAGTCAAGGCGATAGAGTTTGCGATAAAATGTGATGATGGGCGTAGCCCCGAACTGCTCAGTCAGGCGGATGTCATCATCATCGGTGTATCCAGAGCGAGCAAAACGCCGCTTTCCATGTATCTCGCCCAAAAGGGATTTATGGTGGCGAACATCCCCCTTTTCCCGGAGATGACACCCTCGGAGGAGCTTTTCGAGGTAGATCCCAAACGCGTCATCGGTCTGACCATCAGATCGGAGAAACTGATGCAAATCCGCAGGGAACGACTCCGTGTCATGGGTCTTGAAGCAGACATATCGACCTATGCACAGTGGGAACGTATCGAAGAGGAGCTGCGGTACGCCAAGAACATATTCAGACGCATCGGCTGCCCTGTACTGAACGTGACCAACAGAGCGACCGAAGAGACGGCACAGGAGATCATCGATGTGATTCTGGAGCCTGCCGGAAGGCAGAGTCCTGCATAGGGGGGAAAAGACATGTGTGCACGTACCAAGTATATCTACCGGTTTGCAGAGGGCGACGCATCCATGAAATCGCTGCTGGGAGGAAAGGGGGCCAACCTGGCCCAGATGATGCAGCTGGGCCTGCCCGTTCCTCCTGGATTCATTATCAGCACGGAGGCGTGCAACCGCTTCCTGGAAAACCCCAACGCCCTGATGGAGGAGATCTGGCAAGGCGTACAGAGCCACCTTCGTGAGCTCGAAAAGGAGACGGGAAAACGTTTTGACGGCGAAGGAACGCCCCTTCTGGTCTCGGTGCGTTCCGGCGCCGCGATCTCCATGCCCGGTATGATGGACACGGTGCTCAACCTGGGGTTGAACGACCAAAGTGTGCAACGGCTTGCCGATGTCGCTTCCGACGAACGATTCGCCTACGACAGCTACCGCCGCTTTATCCAGATGTTCTCCGACGTGGTGCTGGGCATCGACGCGGAGGAGTTCGACTTTCTCATCACGCAGAAAAAGCGGGAACTGCAGCTTGACTTCGACTACCAGATGCCCGCCGGGGCCTGGAAAGAGTTGATCGAAAAGTTCAAGACCATCGTCAAGTCCAACACAGGCTCGCCATTCCCTATGGACCCCTGGGACCAACTCTACAAGGCGATCGAGGCGGTCTTCAACAGCTGGAACACCCAGCGCGCCTACACCTACCGCAACATCAACAAGATCCCCCACGATCTGGGTACGGCGGTCAACATCGTTTCCATGGTCTTCGGAAATCTTGGCAACGACTGCGGAACCGGTGTCTGCTTCACACGAAACCCCTCGACGGGGGAACCGAAGCTCTACGGCGAGTTCCTGATCAACGCACAGGGAGAAGATGTAGTGGCGGGGATACGCAACCCCGAGGATATCCAGCAGCTCAGCGATGAGATGCCGGAGGTGGCCCGGGAGCTGACGCAGACAGCACAACAGCTGGAGAGCTACTACAAGGATGTGCAGGATATCGAATTCACTGTGGAACGGGGCAAACTCTATCTGCTCCAGACCAGGAACGCCAAGCGTACCGCCCGGGCCGCCGTCCGGATCGCCGTGGACATGCTGGACGAAGGCGTGCTGCGGGGGGCCGAGGCCGTCCACCGCGTGACACCGACTCAGGTCGAACAGCTTCTGCACAAACAGGTCGATCCCGATGCGGACATCACCGTTCTCGCCAAAGGCCTTCCCGCGTCACCGGGCGCCGCCGTCGGCAAGGTGGTCTTCGATCCCGATGACGCGAAAAATCAGGGCGAAGCCGAGGAACAGATCATTCTGGTCCGCCCCGAGACAACACCCGACGATATCCACGGTCTGTTCGCCTCACAGGGGGTTTTGACCAGCCGGGGCGGCATGACAAGCCATGCCGCCGTGGTCGCCAGAGGCCTGGGAAAACCCTGCGTCTCGGGCTGCGATGCGCTGGAAATCGACCTGAAAAACGAACGGTTCACGGTTGGAGAAACGGTCGTCAAGAAGGGGGAAACCATCACCATCGATGGAACCGAAGGAACGGTGATGCTCGGCGAGGTGCCACTGGTCCAGCCCTCCTTCGACGAAGACTTCCGAAAGCTTCTGCGGGAGGCAGACA is part of the Synergistales bacterium genome and harbors:
- the recO gene encoding DNA repair protein RecO; the protein is MEPQGFLAVQGVVLKRTTTPEGDMRICLVVRKKGKIYVRAPGAARGKVRFGGGTEPLVWAEFYLYRSPRGIILQDMAEKDVLWRVRSAPERLRVACSWAAMMDRYLPAGIETNELLGQFYWHLTMLGSSENIPSLEWRFFWYWMKAWGVAPDFTRCVRCGQRVEKGYWTTEGFVCSPCKKRCPGHAKAIWVDPATLQALREATTLNRQDFFYWHHQCRALAVEWGLWSRFARTILESQ
- a CDS encoding hemolysin family protein, which gives rise to MGDDITGNLASLVVLLVLSALFSSTETAITATSRAKLTSLQERHPILKRFYSWLMNDTQGALTATLVANNLINIAASALATTISVRLFGNQGVLYAIIGMTTLIVIFGEIFPKSVAIIRSEHILFFTLPVLRLTYLVFLPILWGLTKIVRFLGILTRIDLSPQHTFVTREEVEQLVRMGEASGALETEERRMIHGIISFEETRACEIMVPRMDMVAISSERTIHEAVAVFQEYGHSRIPVFEEGLDKISGILYVKDIIGALSGGRMDAHISEIQRVALFVPEVVRTSELFELMKRERTHMAIVVDEYGGTAGLITLEDLLEEIVGEIQDEYDQEAPAIQKESESSYLAEGYVNLEELSERLGYSFQSEDVDSLGGLILSLTGRFPEKGNIVYYGPWVIEVLEVEDHRIKLLRLQYDEDRFQSGENAEKE
- a CDS encoding kinase/pyrophosphorylase, encoding MSLKIFVVSDFTGETAEHVARAAASQFGRGATTISRYKYVNTVERMQHVLEEAVAERPVIICTLVDQQLRQEFVTKAQELELDLVDLLGPILDILESRLESPPLETPGLLRRMDEEYFRRVKAIEFAIKCDDGRSPELLSQADVIIIGVSRASKTPLSMYLAQKGFMVANIPLFPEMTPSEELFEVDPKRVIGLTIRSEKLMQIRRERLRVMGLEADISTYAQWERIEEELRYAKNIFRRIGCPVLNVTNRATEETAQEIIDVILEPAGRQSPA
- the era gene encoding GTPase Era; its protein translation is MSIPFRCGFISLIGRPNAGKSSLINRLAGEKSCIVSHVPQTTRKNARTIITTGEAQLIFIDTPGIHTPHHVLGEHMVEQVHTATEGIDCIGLILDATRSRSGEEERLLRETLRSVRVPVLLILNKIDICTESDLLEKVRKAWSELNPREVVAVSALRGDGCDELLSQCIAYLPESPPLYPEEQLSDQSERFLAGELIREQIFLVAKEEVPHDTAVKIEEFKSPEEYPERRVLYIRATILVRRTGQKGILIGKNGAMLKNIGKTSRTALEQQFGQKVYLDLWVQVRKDWKTNPRRLQELGYL
- the glyS gene encoding glycine--tRNA ligase subunit beta, translated to MEKTNVLLEIGTEEIPAGYMEWVLEALKEVAQEELSSSRLPHGEISTAGTPRRITLMVKGVALRQEDAVEEFKGPRWSQAFDTHGMPTKAAKGFARSKGVSVEDLVMQTVGNDEFAFAHARHSGAEAREVLPGILQSMIRRLVFPKNMYWNDPSFRFARPIRWIVALLGEEVLPLEIAGVTAGNVSRGHRFLGKKRVPIPSPRDYLDRMYDNYVIVDPAKRREKMLSGIAAIEKELGVRASLEEDLIQENLFLVEYPVPFYGNFDEAFLEMPPEVLKITMQHHQRYFPVEDDQGNLQHYFIGVSNNRASNMKVVREGNERVLKARLSDAAFYWQEDLKTPLEGKTEALKNVVYQEKLGSVWEKTARVRRLAASVGRALDRDAAFLSKLDRVALLSKADQVTSMIYELPELTGIMGREYALQSGEPRDIAAALYEQYLPAAAGGELPRGELGALLGIADRMDTIVACMSVGLEPTGSQDPYALRRAARCINEVLWGLNIDLNLGTLIEEACTLVGGSAETREKVRAFLQQRLLVQIKQKDISHDSATVALAVAPLRPVQTLALAKTLESVRDKEWFQGLALSAGRVGNILSKAEPVPQEYDAALFDEEAEQALHSSLDEVADEVNKAVEQNRWQLLMEQLAQLEPHISRFFDEVMVMDQNATKRQNRLGLLYRVKRLFDQIGDLGRMKTK
- the ppdK gene encoding pyruvate, phosphate dikinase translates to MCARTKYIYRFAEGDASMKSLLGGKGANLAQMMQLGLPVPPGFIISTEACNRFLENPNALMEEIWQGVQSHLRELEKETGKRFDGEGTPLLVSVRSGAAISMPGMMDTVLNLGLNDQSVQRLADVASDERFAYDSYRRFIQMFSDVVLGIDAEEFDFLITQKKRELQLDFDYQMPAGAWKELIEKFKTIVKSNTGSPFPMDPWDQLYKAIEAVFNSWNTQRAYTYRNINKIPHDLGTAVNIVSMVFGNLGNDCGTGVCFTRNPSTGEPKLYGEFLINAQGEDVVAGIRNPEDIQQLSDEMPEVARELTQTAQQLESYYKDVQDIEFTVERGKLYLLQTRNAKRTARAAVRIAVDMLDEGVLRGAEAVHRVTPTQVEQLLHKQVDPDADITVLAKGLPASPGAAVGKVVFDPDDAKNQGEAEEQIILVRPETTPDDIHGLFASQGVLTSRGGMTSHAAVVARGLGKPCVSGCDALEIDLKNERFTVGETVVKKGETITIDGTEGTVMLGEVPLVQPSFDEDFRKLLREADKVARLQVWANADTPDDAAKARDFGAVGIGLCRTEHMFMAQERLPVVQRMIMADRKEDRITHLNELEAMQTEDFTGIFRAMEGFPVTVRLLDPPLHEFLPDEVELREELHSLENDSSADAETKRNELQKKLDNVLTLQEANPMLGFRGCRLGIIYPEIYEMQVRAVMTAACTLHKEGRKVIPDIMLPLIGTREEMRRLREAVEETVKTVLQEQRITDLTYLIGTMIEVPRAALVASELAEFASFFSFGTNDLTQTTFGYSRDDAEGKFLAEYVRQHVLDNNPFHSLDVSGVGRLMQIAVEEGRQTRKDIQLGICGEHGGDPDSITFCHQLGLDYVSCSPFRVPVARLAAAQAAAEPA
- the glyQ gene encoding glycine--tRNA ligase subunit alpha yields the protein MNLQEIILRLERFWAEKGCIIQQPYDIELGAGTMNPATTLRVLGPEPWKVAYVEPSRRPTDGRYGENPNRLQHYYQYQVILQPTPDDIQEIYLESLTALGIDPLEHDIRFVEDDWESPTIGAWGLGWEVWLDGMEITQFTYFQQVGGIDMNPVPVELTYGIERIAMYVQKVDSIFDLKWVDDITYGDVHFMGEVEHSTYNFDQSDVEMLFLLFSKYEQEARRLAELGLVLPAYDYVLKCSHTFNLLDARSAISVTERTGYIARVRAIAARCCEAYVNQRAELEHPLAEKFIG
- a CDS encoding cytidine deaminase; its protein translation is MQNNVDWPSVWAVSPEQLLETARSLVQRAYAPYSRFPVGAALLTEKMEVFGGCNIENGSYGLTICAERVAIGNWRCRSDAPILAIAIVAADIGPCYPCGACRQVLQEFAPDVKVLLEDWENGKKPLLLPMQDLYPYPFRP